Below is a window of Desulfovibrio desulfuricans DNA.
AAGCACCTGCCCGCCTCCATGAAGCGCGTCATCGCCCGCAAGAAGCTGAAGTTCTACAACGTGGACGCCGTCAAGGTTGCCCAGGAAGTGGGCCTCGGCGGCCGCATCAACATGATCATGCAGACCGCCTTCTTCAAGCTTGCCAACGTGCTTGACTTTGAAAAGGCCGTGGGCCTGCTCAAGGAATCCATCAAGAAAACCTACGGCAGCAAGGGCGACAAGATCGTCAACATGAACATCGCCGCCGTGGACAAGGGCATGGACGCTCTGGAAGAAGTGAAATACCCCGCTTCCTGGGCCACTGCCACCGAAGGCGCCGCTGCCTGCCACTGCGATGACGACGAATACATCAGCGCCGTTGTGCGTCCCATTCTGGCCCAGCAGGGCGACAAGCTGCCCGTGTCCGCCATGGATCCGGCTGGCTTCATGCCCCTCGGCACCGCCGCTTGCGAAAAGCGCGGCTGCGCCATCGACGTGCCCGAATGGCAGGTTGAAAACTGCATCCAGTGCTGCCAGTGCTCCTTTGTGTGCCCCCACGCCGCCATCCGCCCGGTGCTCGCCACCGAGGAAGAACTGGCTGGCGCGCCCGCTTCCTTTGTGACCAAGGACGCCATCGGCAAAGAACTCAAGGGCATGAAGTTCCGCATTCAGGTGTACACCGAAGACTGCCTGGGCTGCGGCTCCTGCGCCGAAGTGTGCCCCGCCAAGGTCAAGGCTCTCGTCATGAAGCCCCTTGACACCCAGATGCCCACCCAGAAGGAAAATCTGGCCTACGCCGAAGCCAACATCACGCTCAAGGACGAGCTCATGGCTCGCGACACCGTCAAGGGTTCGCAGCTCCAGCAGCCCCTGCACGAGTTCTCCGGCGCCTGCGCCGGTTGCGGCGAAACGCCTTACGTCAAGGTGCTCACCCAGATGTTCGGCGAACGCATGATCGTGGCCAACGCCACGGGCTGCTCGTCCATCTGGGGCGCTTCTTCGCCCACCACGCCTTACTGCACCAACAAGGACGGCTTCGGCCCGGCCTGGGGCAACTCCCTGTTTGAAGACGCCGCCGAATACGGCTGCGGCATGGGTATTGCCTACGAACAGCGCCGTGGTCTGCTGGCCATGAAGGTTCAGGAAGCCCTGAAGGAAGAATCCGCTTCTCCCGAACTGAAGGCCGCCCTCCAGGGCTGGCTGGACAACAAGGACGATGCCGAAGGCTCCCGCAAGTACGGCGAAATGATCATGGCCAACCTGGAAGGCTTTGACAGCCCCCTGGCCCATGAACTGTGGCACATGGACGACCTCTTCACCAAGAAGAGCGTGTGGATCTTCGGCGGCGACGGCTGGGGCTACGACATCGGTTACGGCGGCCTTGACCACGTTCTCGCCAGCGGCGACGACATCAACGTGCTGCTGATGGATACCGAAGTGTACTCCAACACCGGCGGTCAGTCCTCCAAGGCCACCCCTCTTGGCGCCGTGGCCCAGTTTGCCGCCGCAGGCAAGCGTACCGGCAAGAAAGACCTTGGCCGCATGGCCATGACCTACGGCTATGTGTACGTTGCCTCCGTGTCCATGGGCGCGGACAAGCAGCAGGTGCTCAAGGCCTTCCGCGAAGCCGAAGCCTACAAGGGACCCTCGCTCATCATCGCTTACGCTCCCTGCATCAACCAGGGCCTGCGCAAGGGCATGGGCAAGAGCCAGGAAGAAGCCAAGATGGCCGTGCTTTCCGGCTACTGGCCCCTGTACCGCTACAATCCCGAACTGGCCAAGGAAAAGAAGAACCCCTTCCAGCTCGACAGCAAGGCTCCTTCTGCTGACATTCAGGAATTCCTGGGCGGCGAAACCCGTTTTGCCTCTCTGGAAAAGATGGCTCCCGAAGTCTCCAAGAAGCTGCGCGCCGAACTGGCCGAAGCCTATACTGAACGCTACGCCATGCTCAAGCAGCTGGCTGATCTGCCCTACCCCGGCACCAGCGCCGAGTAGAGAGGTCTGACGTTATGACTACCCGCGCCCGCCAGCATCTGGCTCCTCTCCGGGGGGCAGCCTTCTGCTGCGGGCGCGGGCTACGTCACACGCTTGGGATCAAAGGTTAAAGGCCTGGGCGCGAGGAAAGCCCTCGCGCCCTTTTCGCGTTAATACCGCCAGCCTGCCGGCACAGCAGGGGAGGCACTATGCACAACGGTCTATACATCACCGCCACCGGGCCCATGACGGGCAAGAGCGCCATCGCCCTTGGGGCCATGCAGCTGCTCACCCGCAGCATGCGCAAGGTGGCTTTTTTCCGTCCCATCATCAACGAACCTCTGTGGGACGACCGCGACCCCGACATCCATCTGATGCTTGAGTACTTCAAGCTCAAGATGGACTACGCCGACACCTTCGCCTACACCCAGCGCGAAGCCCGCCAGATCATCAATCAGGGTTCGCGCAATCTGCTCATCGAAAACATCATCCAGAAGTACAAAAAACTGCTGGAAACCTATGATTTCGTTGTGTGCGTGGGCACCGACTTTCTTGCCAAAGACCCGGTTTTCGAGTTTGAACTCAATGCCGAAATCGCGGCCAACCTTGGCTGCCCGGTTCTCTTGGTTACCAGCGGCTACAATGTGAGCGCCGAAGATATTCGTGACTCGCTCCAGATCACCATGGACAGCCTTGAACCCTATGCGCTGGACGTGGTTGCCACCATTGTGAACCGCCGCAACCTCACGCAGACAGAACTGGACGAACTGCGCGCCCATTTCAGCACGCAGGAAAGCCCAGCCCTGATTTTCTCCGTTCCCAACGACCCCACCATCGGTCAGCCCACCATGGCTGACGTGAAAAAGGGCCTGGACGCGGAAGTGCTGTTTGGCGAAAAGCGCCTGGACGCGCTGGTGGGCGACTACCTTATCGCCGCCATGCATGTGGACAATGTTCTCAACTACATTGCCAAAGACCAGCTCATCGTCACCCCTGGCGACCGCGCCGACGTGCTCCTGGCAGCCATTGCCTCGCGCCTGTCGTCTTCTACTCCCGACATTGCGGGCGTGCTGCTGACCGGGGGCATCCGTCCCTCCGAAAACGTCTGCAAATTCATTGAAGGCTGGACAGGCTCGCCCCTGCCCATCCTGCTGACGCCGCACCACACCTACAAGGCCTTTATGGCCCTGCAAAGCATCATCGCCCCCATCGAACCGGGCGATCTGCGCAAGATCAACAGCGTGCTGGGCCTGTTTGAACAGTACGTCAACGGCAAGGAAATCGAAAACCGCATCGGCGGCGAGCGCAGCAGCCGCATTACGCCCATGATGTTTGAATTCGAGCTGATCCAGCGCGCCAAGGCCAACAAAATGCGTATCGTGCTGGCCGAAGGCACCGAAGAACGCATCCTGCGCGCAACGGATATCCTCCTGCGCCGCGACGTGGCCGAAATCATCCTGCTGGGCGATGTGGAAGAAATCCGCTCCAAGGCCAGCGCCTTTGGCCTGGACATTGCCAAGGCCCGACTCATTGATCCGGTGAAATCCGAGCTGTTTGAAGACTACGCCAATACCTACTACGAACTGCGCAAAAAGAAGGGCATTACCCCTGAACAGGCGCGCGACACCATGACCGACGCCACCTACTTTGCCACCATGATGGTCAAGAAGGACGATGCCGACGGCATGGTTTCCGGTTCGGTCAACACCACGGCGCACACCATCCGCCCGGCCTTTGAATTTGTGAAGACCAAGCCCGGATTCACCGTGGTTTCCTCGGTCTTCCTCATGTGCCTCAAGGATCGCGTGCTGGCTTTTGGCGACTGCGCCGTGAACCCCAACCCCTCCGCGCAGCAACTGGCTGAAATCGCCATTGCCTCGGCCCACACGGCCAAGGTGTTTGGCATTGAGCCGCGCGTTGCCATGCTTTCCTACTCCACCGGTACTTCCGGCAAGGGTGCGGACGTGGACGTTGTGGTGGAAGCCACCAAGATCGCGCAGGAAATGGCCCCCGATCTCGCACTGGAAGGCCCCTTGCAGTACGACGCGGCCATCGACCCCTCGGTTGCCAAAACCAAGATGCCCGACAGCAAGGTTGCCGGTAAGGCCACGGTGTTCATCTTCCCCGACCTCAACACCGGCAACAATACCTACAAGGCCGTACAGCGCGCTGCTGGCGCGGTGGCCATCGGCCCCGTGCTCCAGGGCCTGAACAAGCCTGTCAACGATCTCTCGCGCGGCTGCACCGTGCCCGACATCGTCAATACCGTGGCCATCACTGCGGTGCAGGCCGCTGCCGAAAAGGCCGCGCAGAAATAGTTGCAGAGATTCAGCCCCGGCTGACATGAGCTTTCGGCGGTTTGCCTGACAGGGCAAACCGCCGCATAAAGCCTGCCGCCGCAAAAACATTACTGACGCAAGGCATGCGCCACAAACTGCCGGCCCGCGATCAGAATAAACAAGTTCAAGGAAAGGAAGAGTTATGAAAATTCTGGTGATTAACGCGGGTTCCTCGTCCTGCAAGTATCAGTTGCTGGAAATGGACACGCGCAGCGTGCTCTGCTCCGGTCTTGCCGAGCGCATCGGCCAGGAAGGCGGACGCCTCACCCACAAAATCGCCCCCGATACGGACAAGGAAGAAAAGCTTGTTCGCGAGGCCTTCTTCCCCACCCATGTGGAAGCCATGGAACTGGTCATCGCTCTGCTGACCGACGCCGACAAGGGCGTTATCAAGGACAAGAGCGAAATTTACGCCATCGGCCACCGCGTGCTGCACGGCGGCGAAGCCGTGAGCGATCCCGTGCGGGTGAATGAACGCGTGAAGCAGATTGTGGAAGAATGCGCCGTGCTTGGCCCCTTGCACAACCCCGCCAACCTCATGGGCATTGAAGTGGCTGAAAAGCTCTTCCCCGGCGTTCCCAACGTGGCCGTATTCGATACCGAATTCGGCATGGGCATGCCCAAGGAAGCCTTCATGTACGCTCTGCCCTATGAGCTGTACGAAGAACTGCGCATCCGCCGCTACGGCTTCCACGGCACCTCGCACAAGTACATTGCCAACGCCACTGCCGAGTTCCTTGGCAAGCCCCTTTCCGAGCTGCGCTCCATCACCATGCACCTCGGCAACGGCTCTTCCATGAGCTGCGTGAAAAACGGCAAGTGCTTTGACACCAGCATGGGCCTCACCCCGCTGGAAGGCCTTGTGATGGGCACCCGCTGCGGCACCATTGACCCGGCCATCGTGCCCTTTGTCATGGAAAAGAAGGGCCTCAGCCCCTCCGAAGCCGACACCCTGATGAACAAAAAGTCCGGCCTGCTTGGCCTGTGCGGCTACACCGACATGCGCGATGTGCATGCCCAGGTGGACAAAGGCAACGAACGCGCAGAGCTGGCCCTCAAGCTGCTCGTGCGCAGCATCAAAAAGACGCTTGGTTCCTACTTCTTCCTGCTTGAAGGCAACGTGGACGCCCTGGTGTTCACCGCCGGCATCGGCGAGAACGACGACATCGTCCGCGCCATGGTCTGCGAAGGCCTTGAAGCCTTCGGCATCAAGCTGAACAAGGAAGAAAACAGCACCCGCAAGCCCGGCGCGCGCATCATCACCACGCCGGACAGCAAGATCCCCGTGATCATCATCCCCACCAACGAAGAGCTCCAGATCGCCCTTGCCACGGTGGAAGTGCTTAAAAAGTAAGCTCCCTTACTTTTGCATTATTGCATGTCAAAGGCCGCCTCCGAAAGGAGGCGGCCTTTTGTTTTGTCGTGTGTTTGCTCGCTGGAGTGCGCACCGCGCGTGACTTCACCGCAAGCTAACCCCTAACGTAATGTGTCAGGATGTAAGCCTCACCGCAAAAATCCAATTCCCCAGCCTCTAACGTATGGACTTATACCCGTCGTAAGTTTTGAGCTTGCCCGTAAGCTTGGGAGCGTCATTGATCAGCACGGGTACCGTGGTGCCGCTTTCGAGCTTTTTCAGCCAGCCCTCGGCCTTGCTGCTGAGCAGTTCGGGCTTGTCCTTGCCCAGTTGCTGCACTTCGGGCCGGGGCCACAAATATCCGCCGTTTTCATTACGTCCTTGCAGAAGGTAGCGGGTATTGCCCTGCTGCACGGCCTTGGCCACAGTGAGCTTTTTCTGGTTCTGGTACAGGGCCACGGCTGCCAGAATACCGGCATCGTCCTTGCGGGCGCGGTTGAGCGCAAGGCCCACGGCGGTGTCGGCATATTCGCTCACAAAGTTGAAATCACCTTGCGAGTCAAAGGCCACAAACACGGGGCCACGGCCACGGTACAGGGGCGCAATGAGCTTTGAAATACTCAATGTTTTGCCCTTGCCCTGGGTCTGCGCATGAAAATCATAATCATAGGCATTGATGTACTTGCCGTTCTGTTCCTTGTTGGTCATGGCAAGTACGCCGTCCACGCCTTCAATGCCAAAAACTTCGGGGCTGACCGCAGCGGAGATGACATCAATAAACGAGGCAGAACACACCCAGGCGTCAAAGCCGTTGGCTTCAAGCGCATGGAACAGCTCTTGAATTTCAGGCGATACCGTTATGCCCTGCTTGTATGATACCGTGATCTGCCCGGCCTTGCTGCCCTTATAGGCCGCAGGGCTCTGCCACTTGCGCTTTTGCCAGAAGGCAGGGTCTGCGCTGGCCTTGCGGTAGTGCACAAAGGCCTCGTGCGCCATGCCGTAAACCTGCTGGGGCGTCATACCCGTAAACCAGTAGGTGATCCAGGGGTAGGAAACAGAAACATCCATGGTGTCGCCAATGGCGTCATAAAGCCAGCGCGCCTTGGTGGCAAATTCCTTCCAGTCGTCGCCTGCCTGCATCTTCTGCATTTTTTCGCCGTAAACTCCGGCGGGGGAAACGTAACCCTGCGCGTACAGCCGTTTGTATGCGGCAGCGGCATCGGCAGCAACCGTGGCAACCGTGAGGTTGTTATATTCCTTGCCCAGATCCATGTTGATATCCGGCACACCGGTGGTCAGCACGGCGTACATTTGCTCAGGCTTGACGGCAAAGCGCATGTGCTCCAGCTGATAGATTGCAAGCTGCTCTTCCACATCCAGAATGGAAACAGTGTTGTCAAAATCAAAAACAGCGTAAGGCCGGATGGAAGGATTATAGTTGGGGCTGCCCTTGCCATAGAGCACAAACATTTCATTGAGGCTCTGCCTGACGGTGGGATCCCACCCCTCGCGCTGCAACATGACAGTATCCGCTGCGCCAGCGGCTGAAGCCATGAACATCGCCGCTGCAACCAACAAACAGCACACCCATAATCTGCATTTTTGCATATCACACACTCCTGCAATCAGTTTTGTTCCTTGCACTGCCATGCCAAGGAGACTCAGCCCCAAGCGTGGTTCAACATTTGAATCTTCACAGCTAGAGGAAACTTGTAAGTGACAAAAATGTTGCAGTTTGTGTGCCATTAATAAAACTTCAATGTGCTGTATTTGTTTATAAAATATACATAAAAATCATAAACTGGCATGAGTTTGATACAAATCCGTAAAGAGGACCTACCCATGAAACAAAATTGTGATTTTATGTATTTGTGGATTTGTATGTTTTTCATGCAAAAAAGGCCGCCCTGAGGACGACCCTGCTGGCGGCGCAGATGCTCCCGCCGACAAATTCAGAACCAGCGCGTTACGCAGAAGCCTGCGGCAAAGCCTTGGTCATGGCTTTCTCAAACTGCTGAGTGTAGCTATCCAGCTTCTTTTTACGGTTGTAGTCGTTGGAGCTTTTCATATACAGGCCGCCGCCAGCAGCCACCACCAGGGCGGCAATACCGCCGAACTTGGCGCTCATATACAGGGCCTCGGGCAGCCGGCGTGCAAGCTCATCCATGCTTTCCGTAAACAGGTGCATGAGAAAACTGAAACAGACCAGCCCCACCAGAAAAACAATGGCGCTGACCTTGCAAACCTTTTTCAGAGGGTAGGATTCCAGGTCATATTCGGTAACGCGGCTCACGCCGCAGCGCTTCATCAAGGCAGCGGCATCCACAAAATCATGCTTCCAGCCCGATGTTTGGTTGCTCACCGCATAGACTTCCAGAGCCGTGCCATCGCCGCCCTCTGCGACGCAGGCCGGGCCAAGGCAACCGAGCTTCAGGCAGTCGCCGACCGCAACAGGACAGGAATCCGGAAGGGGCAACTGCACCTCGCAGCCATTTTCAAGCCGAACCACAGCGCACTGCCACTGCTTACGGCCCCGGGGCATACGCAAGTTTGCACCTCCACCCAAAGCTATGCCCTGATCCGGGACAGATGCCTGCCAGGGGGCAACTGCCAGCACATGGGCCTCAATGGCGCGTGCCCGAAAAACTTTGCCTTCAACTGTAAAATCCATGAAAACCTCTCTCCCTAATACGCCCGTGGGGCTTGCTTCCCTTTACCGGGGCAGCAGAGTTTCCTCAAGGGCAAGATCCACCGGAACTTCGCGCGAGGGCAGCGACTTGTCGATGCGCACCGTGCCCGCAGGGGCGTTGCGCATGGGTTTGACGTGACGCACCTCGGCATATTGTATGCGCGCCCGAGCGGCGTCGCGCTGCCAGCTTTTGCAGGCGGCCAGCGCTCCAGCCTCGTCAAGGGTGCGCGACGGCACTTCCTGCCCGCCGTGGGCGCGGCGGATAATCACGTGCGAACCGGGGCCGTTTTCCGCATGCAGCCAGATATCGTGCGGGGCTGCAAGCTTGCGCGCGGCCAGGTT
It encodes the following:
- the pta gene encoding phosphate acetyltransferase, with amino-acid sequence MHNGLYITATGPMTGKSAIALGAMQLLTRSMRKVAFFRPIINEPLWDDRDPDIHLMLEYFKLKMDYADTFAYTQREARQIINQGSRNLLIENIIQKYKKLLETYDFVVCVGTDFLAKDPVFEFELNAEIAANLGCPVLLVTSGYNVSAEDIRDSLQITMDSLEPYALDVVATIVNRRNLTQTELDELRAHFSTQESPALIFSVPNDPTIGQPTMADVKKGLDAEVLFGEKRLDALVGDYLIAAMHVDNVLNYIAKDQLIVTPGDRADVLLAAIASRLSSSTPDIAGVLLTGGIRPSENVCKFIEGWTGSPLPILLTPHHTYKAFMALQSIIAPIEPGDLRKINSVLGLFEQYVNGKEIENRIGGERSSRITPMMFEFELIQRAKANKMRIVLAEGTEERILRATDILLRRDVAEIILLGDVEEIRSKASAFGLDIAKARLIDPVKSELFEDYANTYYELRKKKGITPEQARDTMTDATYFATMMVKKDDADGMVSGSVNTTAHTIRPAFEFVKTKPGFTVVSSVFLMCLKDRVLAFGDCAVNPNPSAQQLAEIAIASAHTAKVFGIEPRVAMLSYSTGTSGKGADVDVVVEATKIAQEMAPDLALEGPLQYDAAIDPSVAKTKMPDSKVAGKATVFIFPDLNTGNNTYKAVQRAAGAVAIGPVLQGLNKPVNDLSRGCTVPDIVNTVAITAVQAAAEKAAQK
- the nifJ gene encoding pyruvate:ferredoxin (flavodoxin) oxidoreductase; translation: MAHMKTMDGNNATAHIAYALSETAAIYPITPSSVMGEVMDQLAAKGTKNLLGQIVNVREMQSEAGAAGAVHGMLSAGALTSTYTASQGLLLMIPNMYKIAGELLPGVFHVSARALASHALSIFGDHQDVMAARQTGFCFLASSSVQECMDLALVAHLSAIDASLPFCHFFDGFRTSHEVQKIETIDYEDIRPLVNWEKVAEFRATSMNPEHPHIRGTAQNPDIYFQNREASNLYYDAVPGIVLENMKKVESITGRKYRLFDYVGHPEADRVIVSMGSSCEVIEETVKYLNAQGQRVGLVKVHLFRPFSTEHLLRALPSSVTCITVLDRTKESGALGDPLYQDVCTAFLEKGEAPTLVGGRYGLGSKDFTPGMAKAVYDNMLALQPKNHFTVGINDDVTYTSLDVEEEIDTVPAGTVQCKFFGLGADGTVGANKQAIKIIGDNTDLYAQAYFAYDSKKSGGFTVSHLRFGKEQITSSYLITKADYVACHKAAYVTQYDILEGIKEGGTFVLNSNWSLADMEKHLPASMKRVIARKKLKFYNVDAVKVAQEVGLGGRINMIMQTAFFKLANVLDFEKAVGLLKESIKKTYGSKGDKIVNMNIAAVDKGMDALEEVKYPASWATATEGAAACHCDDDEYISAVVRPILAQQGDKLPVSAMDPAGFMPLGTAACEKRGCAIDVPEWQVENCIQCCQCSFVCPHAAIRPVLATEEELAGAPASFVTKDAIGKELKGMKFRIQVYTEDCLGCGSCAEVCPAKVKALVMKPLDTQMPTQKENLAYAEANITLKDELMARDTVKGSQLQQPLHEFSGACAGCGETPYVKVLTQMFGERMIVANATGCSSIWGASSPTTPYCTNKDGFGPAWGNSLFEDAAEYGCGMGIAYEQRRGLLAMKVQEALKEESASPELKAALQGWLDNKDDAEGSRKYGEMIMANLEGFDSPLAHELWHMDDLFTKKSVWIFGGDGWGYDIGYGGLDHVLASGDDINVLLMDTEVYSNTGGQSSKATPLGAVAQFAAAGKRTGKKDLGRMAMTYGYVYVASVSMGADKQQVLKAFREAEAYKGPSLIIAYAPCINQGLRKGMGKSQEEAKMAVLSGYWPLYRYNPELAKEKKNPFQLDSKAPSADIQEFLGGETRFASLEKMAPEVSKKLRAELAEAYTERYAMLKQLADLPYPGTSAE
- a CDS encoding acetate kinase — translated: MKILVINAGSSSCKYQLLEMDTRSVLCSGLAERIGQEGGRLTHKIAPDTDKEEKLVREAFFPTHVEAMELVIALLTDADKGVIKDKSEIYAIGHRVLHGGEAVSDPVRVNERVKQIVEECAVLGPLHNPANLMGIEVAEKLFPGVPNVAVFDTEFGMGMPKEAFMYALPYELYEELRIRRYGFHGTSHKYIANATAEFLGKPLSELRSITMHLGNGSSMSCVKNGKCFDTSMGLTPLEGLVMGTRCGTIDPAIVPFVMEKKGLSPSEADTLMNKKSGLLGLCGYTDMRDVHAQVDKGNERAELALKLLVRSIKKTLGSYFFLLEGNVDALVFTAGIGENDDIVRAMVCEGLEAFGIKLNKEENSTRKPGARIITTPDSKIPVIIIPTNEELQIALATVEVLKK